CATGGGTAtatggcaatagccaacaatacattgtatgggtcaaaattattgtttttttcttttataccAAAATTCATTATgatattaaaggaagtgtatttaagattgtggccaaaactggtactgcaatcactatcccctctccccctgactcgaggttgccagctGAAATAACTAGAGCCGATCTGGCAACctggatgcccaaacactactgactttgtgattggtagataggtggagggtggagcttcaggccaaaacacagtTGGCCcccagttgagggctgcaacaacaacttttaaatgacaatatcctggccggactactgctgtcagtgatataagtatttgaaattaacatgaattCTTATTAGTTATGCCTAGAATGTCTAGTGatatatcagggccattttatgattaattgaaatacatttcataCAGACAGTTCCTTTAAGTAAAGATcgtgttccatgaagatatttaatacatttcctaccataaatatgtcacaaatgtattattattagtaatatgcgcGGCTAAGGACTTATAACTTTAACAGCGATTTtatcaatatttagatttttttgcaccctcagattccatatttttaaatagttctgacaaatattgtcctatcataacaaaccatacatcaataaAAAGCTGTATGTATATATCTGAATTTCAAAACAATTGAGTCTTATGagtggttttgtggtccagggtcccATATTAGAATGAACTTCTGTATTTTGCgaaaatttcacaatattaatgttttctCGGTATTTATAGTATACCATAGGCCTACTATAAAaccagatttattttttattttaggtcaATGTTGCCAGATGTAGTGGATGACTTCAAAGTCAAGAACACATCTTGCCATGATCTAGAACCACTATTCTACTCCTGTTATGTTTTCTTCAACAAATTTGGTGGAGGCATGGCTATTGGAATCTCTACTCTGGTTCTACAGTAAGAGCTTCCTCCAAtcagattgttttttttaaaagcaatgGTATAATGGTAACAAAGTAGATCTTTAAATACCTCCTGTGCACAAAGTCTTTATTTTAACCCCAAAAAAACTGTGACTGATTTCACAAAAAGAATTCTTCCTTAACTCTGCAGCTTCGTAGGATACAAGCCTGGCGCTTGTAAACATAATCCAGAGGTCATACACTCGCTGCGCATACTCTTTGCCCCTGTGCCCATCTGCCTGTTGCTCACTAGTTTGGTGATTTTTTGCTTCTATCCCATCAATGAAAAGCGACGGAAGAAAATCCAGGAAGATTTAAGGATTAAAGTAGGGTATGTGTTTCTCTTTGTATATAAATTGAGAGGTttattctctttttttaaatatacatataactGGAGGAGTTGATGTATGATACATTATGTATTTCTAcatacttaaaaataatgagatATGAGCAATGTTCTTATCAAAATAGTGGCATTTGTTTGTTCCCACACTTCTGTTAAGTTAAGTAACCTATTCAGTGGTATTCATGTCCTCACACTGtgtttcagttttttttgttttataactGCAGTAACTGTTTCTTCACTGCCTGTTTTTGTGACATGTACAGGAAAGAGGCGGGCATGAAAGAAGAACAAGAACTGAGGCTATGAAATCACTCAGTATTTCACAGAAGGATTTTACTTCTTTTTTAACATTTCCGGGTTGTGAAACCTTCTAAAATGAATATGTTTTGAATTCCATCTCAGTGGAAAGGCTTTTCATTGGGCATGGTGAATGTTTCTCAACCCTGTTGGGACCCCCAACACTGTTTAGTTCCATCTCAGTGGAAAGGCTTTTCATTGGGCATGGTGAATGTTTCTTAACCCTGTTGGGACCCCAACACTGTTTAGGAATCACACTAAACTCACATATTCAAGATGAATTGAGGAGTCTTAAGAACTAGTGTGGCCAACTAACAGTTAGTCAAGGGCTAACCAGACTTTCTTTTTGGATTCAAATTAGACCAATCAACTTTTTTATGtaacttacataaaaaaaaagttatgaccAATTTTGCAAACCAGCTACATATATAAGGAACATTAGTGGGCTTTAAGGTCCAGTGTGTAATTTCTGGCCCATATCCAGACGAACAGATAGTCTCGTCACGCAGACTTTTGGAGAGTTTTTACTCTTAAGAGATTTCAGCCAATGGCTTACTGATAACTGTGTATTAATATTAAACTGAGTGTATTATAACATTTGAAAGATACAAACAGCTggttgtgtatgtatgtatgtacttgTATCACCATTTTTGTTTGGAAAAAGTAATAAACAGGCATGTGTAAATAAGTGTGAAGGCGAGGTGATCTGTTGTCAACTTTACTTCTTCACACTGCCCTCTTGTGGCCAATATTCATTATTTAGGCCtaaaagtcaccatgaaatcaaagtTGTCAGTTCTTGTTTAAGTAATATTGCAATAGTTATTAATACAATTGATTTTATCCTCATGTTTCactcacaatagggaagaaaagaagaGAAGAATAGGGAAGATTGCAACTTCCTTTTTATGTTTCCTGTTCATATGTTAAAGGGgcgatgaattgagaaataaactttcccttgagcttttgatatataaaaggtcatgtaatataagaatatcttgtaagtttcagagctgaaaacgttcTTGTTAGTCAGAGAAAagtttttatagacaccaggcccagaaaacgattgtgtTCGTAttttgacgtcatcgaccaaCGAAACACGGCTCTATAGAATAATAAACGTTCAGTAGCCCTGCACACCGACTCATCGGATCACAGGCAGCAATAAACAAGCCAAAGAATATAGCAAAATATggtgctattcctggttgtagaagaacacagtcactgcatacgcttccttcagatcataatattaggaatgtgtggttgaactttatttttaatgaagttccagctcacgtggggaagaacatttgtgtgtttgcttcatATCACAGCAGAAGCATTTGTAAAAAAGTCTCTCTCAGGTGGCACTGGATTTGTAGACAtactgagattaaaacacaacgcTGTTTCTTcgatattggatccgacaggaatggtgcaacacacttatgtaaaatgtgttttttatatgtaatagtattgcattgttatagatcgttttgtttatgtgtacgtgtctaacagaacataccttagctTTAGCACGCTGggctcagacatgtatgggccagggctcgcaaagctcAACGTCCTGATTCAAAGGTCAATGAATCtcgtaatattcctttcttgttctgctattctctctcgcTAGacgtgacatttgaagggcgtgCGTGCACGTTTATGTGTGTGCGCCTAGTTCGTGCTTATGTCGGGTGGATGAGAAAAaccattgtgtttgtttgataaagacgtttatgagccctgtgGTTGAGATtttcaaaacaacccctccctcattgaactgaactgaacagaggagctgaagctcattaaatatgcaaatcttatccaatcctagccgtgggtgtttacttccaagtctccagtggcatacccatcaaaacccagctttcaggagagagcctcaaaaccagtgtagaaaatagcctattacttattagttattttgtttttgaatgtaaaaaccacacaaacataaaTAGTAGacatcagacaacagtataaaaacatttaaaaaattaaaaagtcaaaacctgtgtgacttttttttcttcattttcaaAGAAGATCTTTTGAAGAATTTTGATGCCCATTGAGTTCAATTGTATCTATTCCAATGGCAAAATACATTCTTccgtgttccacagaagaaagacatTTTGGGAAGTTGGAACGACATGACAGTGGCAGAATTTtgggttgaactatccctttaagactgaTCAACATGTGTTGGCTGAATCAAGTTATTCATGGAGGGGGATGTGGGAGGTAGATACGTGCTAATCAAGTCACCCACATTACACCACTACAGATAATACACACTGTTGTGTATTATACACTGTTATACTACAGTGTTGAGAGCCTGCTATGTAACAGGTACTTTACAATGAGCTGGAGGATTCAAATATGTAATGCTGCAGAAGAGGTCAAAATCTACAATAACTCCCTGTGTTTTCCTCTTTACGGCTGTGTTTGAACAAAACTGTTTTCCTATTCTTTCTTTCCAGcatgccatccatccatccatccatccatccatccatccatccatccatccatccatccatccatcataacaCTTTTTTCATGATAATATCATTAACTATCATTCTAGTTGacagttttaataataaaaataacaatagactttaaaacacaaatatacTTCAAATATAAAGgtgtgatgaattgagaaataaactttcccttgagcttttgatatataaaaggtcatggtaatataagaatatcctgtaagtttcagagctaaaaacttccttgttagtcaaagaaaagtttttatagacaccaggcccagaaaacgatcatgTGCTTCATCCTGACGTCATCTAGTGGCAAAacgccgcctctacagaataataagcacatgtaattcagtagccccacccaccgactcatcggatCACTAGCCAGCACTGCATGAAAACCCTGGAATACGGCATTTTTCGGGCATGGTAAACTCCTGTGTAATTTGAGGTTTACCGGACGTATGTGGGAAAAAGCGGATCAGAGTAACACGGAACAGTATATTTCAAGATACACCCGGAAACCTCACATATGCGGACATATACAGGCATCTGGGAAATTTCACGGAAATATACAGCTGAAACACTGCAGCAGTAATAAACACgtcgaagaagatagcaagatattgtggaaaaacacagtcgctgcataagcttcctttggatccaaatattaggaatgtgtgatacttcatttcatttattattactgaagttccagctcacgtggggaagaacgtttgtgtgttcgcttcatttcactgtggaatcgtttgtaaacaagtctcaggtgctggattttcagacacaatgttgtgccttctatattggatctgacaggaatggtgcaacaaacgtATGTAAGTAAAACGTCTttgtaatagtagtcccggggctgtgtgttttccagacgggctaccaaaatgtaaGACCGCCGGCAATAATATTTACTTGATCTGGGAGTacgcgtgcatgtgtgtgtgtgtgtgtgtgtgtgtgttctattCGTGATTATATTTACAGATtgtgcgggccatgtaatacagaaataacattccaatcaatcgcgggtggatgagaaataaatcattgtgtttgttagaTAAAGATATGCCCTTCGAGAGAATCCTGGCCGGTTGCCGCTTTTAaatcaatccctccctcatgtaaACTGAactggagctgaagctcattaactctttccctgccaaacacagaaatttccgttatttgtgagacaacgcttccaggccaataacggaattttcaaattttcaaatttgctttttttatgaaacctacccatattcaagtgttgataaaaaaggaatacatgaagctagaataaaaccctggcagtggctggcaactttttttaaaaacgctggcgaggaaagagttaaatatgcaaattgtatccaatcctagccatgggcgtttacttccaagtctccagtgacacgcccatcaaaacccagcgttcagaagagagcctcaaaaccagccTTATGAtgaaaaccacacaaacgtcattagttgatctcagacaacaatatatatacacatatacacatatatacacacacacacacacgcacacgcacacgcacacacacacacacacacgcacacgcacacgcacacacacacacacacacacacacacacacacacacacacatatatatatatatatatatatatatatatatatatatatatatatatatacagtccctgacaaaagtcttgtcacttgtgtacaaattgacctaaagtgccgctgaaatatatttttaatcaagatttttttttacaagaaatggctcattttaatcccaacagcttttttaataatgtttcagtgaacaacaaaactgtcaaaaagtattctaatattcacagcttggtaaagcccattgagtcaattattgcaaagacataagtgttgtcgccttgtcatatgagcttaccctgtgactaatattggatcaattaggtctcaggTGTGTATAAAAATGACCCCAGTACagtagaccttcacatcaactgcaactagacctctgcaaacatgcctaagattcaccctgagactaaagttttgattatcaagagactgaagaccagatccactgctgatgtggcagacaccttcaatgtgtctcagcgtcaagtacagaggataaaaaaaagatttgaagagactggagacatttttgacaagcccaggtcaggcagaccacacaagacaactgctcaagaggaccgtttgttggctcgaaaatccaaggccagcccatttacCACTGCAGTaaagctccacgagacctggtcacctgaagtccctgtgtcaaccagaacagtttgtcagattctgtctcgaaatggcctccatggtcgaatcagtgcccagaagccatcACTaatacaattgaaaaaccgtgtggcatttgccaaggcccacagcctgcttaaaggatggacgctggaaaagtggcagaaggtggattttcagatgaatcttctgttgaattacaccacagtcgccgcaaatattgcaggagacctactaaGCCTGATTGGATccaagattcacccagaaaacagtgaagtttggtggcggaaaaatcatggtctggggttacatccagtatgggggtgtgcgagatctGCAGaatggaaggcaacatcaataggctaaaataccaagaaatcttggctacctcttatattcccaaccataaaagaggccaaattctgcagcaggacggtgctccatcgcatacttccatctccacatcaaagttcctcaaggcgaagaagatcaagatgctccaggatgggccagcccagtcaccagacatgaacatcattgagcatatgtggggtaggatgaaagaggacgcatggaagacgaaaccaaagaatattgatgaactctgggaggcatgcaagactgctttcttagctattcctgatgacttcatcaataaattgtatgcatccttgccaaaccgcatggatgcagtccttcaagctcatggaagtcataaaagatattaaatttggatctcacggcaccacaacttaatttgctgacatatttttgtatttgcagtaaatttgttacatttctgtataggcgacaaaacttttgttttgccaaaatttgacctttctgtcttgattaaatgataaatatttcttctgtgaaaattatttatttcggtgcattaaacatcatttgggagggttttagtcTTTCATATGAGCTctttctaacaccaattgattaattaaaattcaggttaatatcaggtatttctacaaaatagataagtgacaagacttttgtcagggactgtatatgtacacacacacacacacacacacacacacacacacacacacacacacacacacacacacacatatatatatatatatatatatatatatatatatatatatatatatatatatatatatatatataaagccagttcatgacacctttaaaacacaaatatgAGTTTGCAGCAAAGCCACAGCTAACGCGTTCATGTGAAATAGATAagtgacaagacttttgtcagggactgcatatatacatacacacatatacatatatatatatatatatatatatatatatatatatatatatatatatatatatatatatatatatatatatatatatatatgtgtgtgtgtgtgtgtgtatatgtgtgtatatatatatatgtagcaAAGCCACAGCTAACGCGGGCATGTGACCAgcagcatctctctctctctctctctctctctctctctctctctctctctctctctctctctctctctctctctctctctctctctctctctctctctctctctctctctctctctctctctctctctctctctctctctctctctctctctctctctctctctcactcacacagcTGTGTACGAAATAGTGTGCGGGAGGGCTGAGTGCTCTTCAGAACCATTCGCTTCACACGAACGGGACAAAATGGGAGTGGAGATCGAGACCATAACCCCCGGCGATGGTAAACCCCAGCATCCTCTATCATAGTATAGTAGCATATCATTCCCCACGCTTTTAATTTGTCTCTTGCTTCTGTTTCTCCTCGCGCTGCTCTTAAAGGGAGGACTTTCCCAAAAAAAGGGCAGACATGTGTGGTGCATTATGTTGGTGAGTTGAATTTCAGATTTTCTTGGGTGGACGGAACGGATGTTGTTGCACATTTTGAGTGTATATCGATATTTGTTGCAAATGGTGAAAAATGGTCGAAATTCTGGGTTACAGTAAAAATATAGCAATAAAGGAGCGAAGCTAATTTGCATCATTAGTTGTGTATTGTTTGCACGCACTAGCATTTGTCCCCAGACATGATCCGCatttgacagctgagactgaacaGAGACGCTGGTGTgattccgtttttttttttttttttggatcgcACGCTTGGCGGCGTCGGATAGAAATAGTGACTCGTGTCTTTTAATTCTTCATAACTATGAAATCTCCGTCTGTTAAGTAAATTATTTGACGATTAAATACGTAACTTATTAGAATATCATACACATTTGAAACATTCTTACAATCCAACGTTTCCATTCTTGCATACCCTGCTTGCTTGTGTTTTGATTATGCAATCTTGATATAACATTCAACATAATATTCAGCCATCTGtctttttgaactttctattacaTTCTCATGACCCTTACTCGATTTTCCTTTAActtaataaattgcattttttttaaatctataaaatgttttatttttacttagAGTAGGctatttacttaagtaaaaataaataataaaaaaataatatgatTTTAGGCTATTGATGAAGGCTATTtctcagggttttttttttttttacgtaaaataaaaatgaaggtACTAACTTCACGCTGCAGgcaaaagtggcccaaatctgatTTTTGGGGGTCAAGCCAGGTCAGACTTCTTCAGAGGTGTGAACACTCAAATCTAGCCCAGATCGGATTtttgtttataaagtatcttcttattaaactgtttgtactcttacaaagttctcaatgcttcggtttgcatgtagggaccctcattatgctactgttttagtgtgaggctatttttagccttgttagtggtattaactagcgatttaatttcactatctggtgccccatagactagtgttataagctaatctgtttttaaagataaaactctttacattcgatttccatgaaaacgcatcccagagaacgatctagtctgtaaccatctgttaattacccctagattcatttctcaccggagttgtcctttaaggtataacttaagaatgacgtAGTGTTAAgggaaatgcagccctgatAATTTACTGCTATTAGACATGTGTCAGATGAACAGAAAACTCCCCTGATAGAACAGAACAATAATAAAGTAGCCCATTTATCTGATGCTCTAACCTAATTTCCTGTTTTTCATGGCCCCAACCTTTTCCTCTTAAATCTTCAGGCTCTCTGACAGATGGACGAAAGTTTGACTCTTCCCGTGACCGTGACAAGCCATTTAAGTTCAAGATCGGTAAACAGGAAGTGATCCGTGGATGGGAGGAAGGTATTGTGCAGGTGTGTGATGGTGTTTAGGTAACACTTTTTGAGttaaagacatttaaataataacttaataaagaaCTACCAAATCCAGTTTGTCTATGATTCATATTtcaatgggggaaaaaatagaaAATTCATCCCTATATTTGTGTGACTTTTAGATGAGCGTGGGCCAACGTGCAATGCTGACCTGTTCACCTGATTTCGCCTACGGTAATAAAGGCCATCCTGGGATTATTCCCCCAAATGCCACCCTCATCTTTGATGTGGAGCTTCTCAGTTTGGAGTGATGCTCCTAATGCTCTTCACTGCCTTATGTTAATAAACGTTTCAAGTGTCAAAAGTTTAGTTTTAACATTAGAAACTTAATTAAATCCGTTTCTCCTTCTGTTCATTTTTCTTTAGAACCACCTTTATTCAGCATCACACTCTTACAGTTTTAGGCATATTATATAAAGAGctctgcttaaagggttagctcccctaaaaatgaaaattctgtcatttattgctgtcgttccaaacctgtaaaacCTTCTTTCATCTTTAGAacaaaaattaagatatttttgatgaaatccgacaGCTCTCGGACCCCTCCaatttaacactttcaaggcccagaaaggtagtaaagacattgttaaaaaagtaaaaccttaattttatgaagtgatgagagtactttttgtgctcaaaaacgaacaaaaataacacatttattcaacaattttgtTGTagcctgtgtcagtctcctacgctgTTAACATGTGCTTTCGAGATCTACGGCAGCCAAAGCCGTTCACGTGAGCAGCATGACACATgcgtgtgatgatgatgatgtgggAGCTGCACTGTTTTTACAACATTAACTGTGCAGGATACTGGCACAGGCTTGAacaaaattgttgaataaagttgttaattttgtttgattttgtGCACAAATGGTATTCTCgttgctttataaaattaaggttgaaccactggagtcacatggactttttaacttaatgtctttactacctttctggaccttgaaagtgttcattaagAAGagagggtcagagagctctttGATTAAGTGTGttaatttgtgggtgaactcACCCTTTAATTTGATCGAAATCCTCACTTCACTTTTTGCTTTAGTCACATTATCAGAACTATATCATATTAGAACTAATTCTTAAACTCATTTCATTTCAATCCAACATTCTTCCTGTGTAATTGATACCACATCACTAAAAACCTTGCAATGTCCTTAATCTTGAACTTGAAAGATAAATTGGCGATTAACTCCAACAGACGCTGAAAGGGTAAAACACTACTCTCACAAAATCCAACAAAGTGGCTATTGCCGTCGGTCGATGCAGTGTATATCGGGACAGATAAATGGGACAGTAGAAAAAAATGTTACAAAGTCTTATCCCTGAATcctaatccccccccccccccccccccccaaaaaaaaaagaaaacataagTTTATCTTAAAGATGCTATGCATGGGatataaaaaatttaatatttgttgCATTGCTAGGTTTTACAttgaatatatttaataaattacatgtgatacttttttacatttaaaaaatacagaaagTATTGACGTTTGCGCGTTTTGTTTGGATagttcactttagacattcattaattatatatgtaactttgcaactacatgttgGGGCAGCATCACAATAAAGggttagcagatattaaacagaCAGTTTATTAAACTTCTAATGATGCAAAGATATTACAGTTAGTAGAATATCTGAATTGGGctattaaaaatcttaattaatTTTCAGTCAGTTTTGAATTGTTAGGTTTGAACAGATGTACTTTACACTGGCTCATTGGTTTTTATTAGTACAAAGAAGAACATTTTAGAACAATCCTTGTGCCTCCTTGTGTGTTTTACACCTGCCAGAATTCCACTGGTTTTGTATATTTGCTGTAGACCAGGCTGATTAATATATAATGAAGTATGATATTACTGCTATTTCTGTCAATTTGGTgagcaacattttttttgttaatagcTGTTTTTTCCCCTTTGCTGTATTGTATTAACATGCAGCCTTTTTTTGTCTTTACTTAGCGATTAGGTTGTGTAATTGAGTAGGTGGCACATTGGGCACCAGAGCAATGAATGCCATATATAGTGCTTAAAGATTTTTTATGATCATGTTTTACTCTTTATCTAACAATGAATTAGCTTGCTTATACATATAGAAGATGGGTTGTGTTCTCATTAAGCTGGAACAATTTGTTTTCAAAGATGGACAATGTCTGAAAAGCACATTGTGACCTACACTATATTTTTACCACTACTTGCCatcaattaatacattttgatgctAAATTATTTG
This region of Pseudorasbora parva isolate DD20220531a chromosome 6, ASM2467924v1, whole genome shotgun sequence genomic DNA includes:
- the fkbp1ab gene encoding FKBP prolyl isomerase 1Ab; this encodes MGVEIETITPGDGRTFPKKGQTCVVHYVGSLTDGRKFDSSRDRDKPFKFKIGKQEVIRGWEEGIVQMSVGQRAMLTCSPDFAYGNKGHPGIIPPNATLIFDVELLSLE